From one Gossypium hirsutum isolate 1008001.06 chromosome D08, Gossypium_hirsutum_v2.1, whole genome shotgun sequence genomic stretch:
- the LOC107919103 gene encoding CEN-like protein 1, producing the protein MSRVPDPLIIGRVIGEVVDNFFPSVKITVTYNSNKQVANGHELMPALITGRPRVEIGGDDMRPSYTLIMTDPDAPSPSDLYLREHLHWMVTDIPGTTDASFGREVVSYETPKPTVGIHRYVFVLFKQRGRKTVRPPSSRDCFNTRRFSADNGLGLPVAAVYFNAQRETAARSRR; encoded by the exons atgtcaAGAGTCCCCGACCCACTTATCATCGGGAGAGTTATAGGGGAGGTGGTGGATAATTTCTTCCCAAGTGTCAAAATAACAGTAACTTACAACTCCAACAAACAAGTTGCCAATGGCCATGAGCTCATGCCTGCCCTCATCACTGGTAGACCTCGGGTTGAGATTGGCGGCGACGACATGAGACCTTCTTACACTTTA aTCATGACAGATCCTGATGCTCCAAGCCCTAGTGATCTCTACTTGAGAGAACATTTGCACTG GATGGTTACCGATATTCCGGGTACTACTGATGCTTCCTTTG GGAGGGAAGTTGTTAGCTACGAGACTCCAAAGCCAACAGTGGGCATCCATAGATACGTGTTCGTACTGTTCAAACAGAGAGGAAGAAAAACAGTGAGGCCACCATCTTCCAGGGATTGTTTCAACACACGGAGGTTCTCAGCCGACAACGGTTTGGGCCTCCCAGTGGCTGCAGTTTACTTCAATGCCCAGAGAGAAACTGCCGCAAGATCAAGAAGATGA